The proteins below come from a single Kitasatospora sp. NBC_00315 genomic window:
- the glmM gene encoding phosphoglucosamine mutase — protein sequence MGRLFGTDGVRGVANEGLTAELALGLSVAAAHVLGDAGAFDGHRPVAVVGRDPRASGEFLEAAVIAGLAGAGVDVLRVGVLPTPAVAYLTGALGADLGVMLSASHNAMPDNGIKFLARGGHKLDDRIEDAIEAHYQRYREGAGESWKRPTGAAVGRVREYTEGFDKYVAHLIGVLPNRLDGVKVVIDGAHGAAARVAPEAFARAGAEVVHTLGAEPTGLNINDGVGSTHLDKLRAAMTEHRADLGIALDGDADRCLAADADGNEVDGDQIIAVLAVAMREAGTLRGNTAVATVMSNLGFKLAMEREGINLVQTAVGDRYVLEEMKQHGFALGGEQSGHVILLDHATTGDGTLTGLMLGARLAASKKSLAELASVMTRLPQLLINVKDVDRTRVGTCPELTEAVAEAEAELGATGRVLLRPSGTEPLVRVMVEAADQVQAKAVAERLAEVVRKYLG from the coding sequence GTGGGACGACTCTTCGGTACGGACGGCGTACGCGGTGTGGCCAACGAGGGCCTCACCGCGGAACTGGCGCTCGGCCTCTCCGTGGCCGCCGCGCACGTGCTCGGTGACGCGGGCGCCTTCGACGGCCACCGTCCGGTCGCCGTGGTCGGCCGTGACCCCCGGGCGTCCGGCGAGTTCCTGGAGGCCGCGGTGATCGCGGGCCTGGCCGGCGCGGGCGTGGACGTCCTGCGGGTCGGGGTGCTCCCCACCCCCGCCGTGGCCTACCTGACCGGCGCGCTCGGCGCCGACCTCGGCGTGATGCTGTCCGCCAGCCACAACGCGATGCCCGACAACGGCATCAAGTTCCTCGCCCGCGGCGGCCACAAGCTGGACGACCGCATCGAGGACGCCATCGAGGCGCACTACCAGCGCTACCGGGAGGGCGCGGGGGAGAGCTGGAAGCGGCCCACCGGCGCCGCCGTCGGCCGGGTCCGCGAGTACACCGAGGGCTTCGACAAGTACGTCGCGCACCTGATCGGCGTCCTGCCCAACCGCCTGGACGGTGTGAAGGTCGTCATCGACGGCGCGCACGGCGCGGCCGCCCGGGTCGCCCCGGAGGCGTTCGCGCGGGCCGGCGCCGAGGTCGTGCACACCCTGGGGGCGGAGCCCACCGGCCTCAACATCAACGACGGCGTGGGCTCCACCCACCTCGACAAGCTCCGGGCCGCGATGACCGAGCACCGCGCCGACCTCGGCATCGCGCTCGACGGCGACGCAGACCGCTGCCTGGCCGCCGACGCCGACGGCAACGAGGTGGACGGCGACCAGATCATCGCCGTCCTCGCTGTCGCGATGCGCGAGGCCGGCACGCTGCGCGGCAACACCGCGGTCGCCACCGTGATGTCCAACCTGGGCTTCAAGCTGGCGATGGAGCGCGAGGGCATCAACCTCGTCCAGACCGCGGTCGGCGACCGCTACGTCCTGGAGGAGATGAAGCAGCACGGTTTCGCGCTCGGCGGCGAGCAGTCCGGCCACGTCATCCTGCTGGACCACGCGACCACCGGCGACGGCACGCTGACCGGCCTGATGCTCGGCGCCCGGCTGGCCGCCAGCAAGAAGTCGCTGGCCGAGCTCGCGAGCGTGATGACCCGGCTGCCGCAGCTGCTGATCAACGTCAAGGACGTCGACCGGACCAGGGTGGGCACCTGCCCGGAGCTGACCGAGGCGGTCGCCGAGGCGGAGGCCGAACTCGGCGCGACCGGCCGGGTGCTGCTGCGTCCCTCCGGTACGGAGCCGCTGGTCCGGGTGATGGTGGAGGCCGCCGACCAGGTGCAGGCGAAGGCCGTCGCCGAGCGGCTGGCCGAGGTCGTGCGCAAGTACCTGGGCTGA
- the coaA gene encoding type I pantothenate kinase: MEHVLTELCTPGAAASGGPSPSPYVDLSRAEWSALRERTPLPLTAEEVERLRGLGTALDLDEVRDVYLPLSRLLNLYIHATHELRGAVGSFLDTGDTERTRTPFVIGVAGSVAVGKSTTARLLQALLARWPEHPRVELVTTDGFLLPNAELRRRGLMARKGFPESYDRRALMRFVADVKAGKDQVSAPVYSHLFYDIVPDRRLTVERPDILIVEGLNVLQPALPGTDGRTRLAVADYFDFSIYVDARTDDIENWYLSRFKKLRDTAFQDPSSYFRRFTEVPEDEALDYGRQVWRTINKPNLLENVLPTRGRATLILQKGADHKVRRALLRKL, translated from the coding sequence ATGGAGCATGTGCTGACCGAACTCTGTACGCCGGGCGCCGCCGCCTCCGGCGGACCCTCACCCTCGCCGTACGTGGACCTGAGCCGGGCCGAGTGGAGCGCCCTGCGCGAGCGCACTCCGCTCCCACTGACCGCCGAAGAGGTGGAACGGCTCCGCGGGCTCGGTACCGCCCTCGACCTGGACGAGGTCCGGGACGTCTACCTGCCGCTGTCCCGGCTGCTGAACCTCTACATCCACGCCACCCACGAACTGCGCGGGGCGGTGGGCAGCTTCCTGGACACCGGCGACACCGAACGCACCCGCACGCCCTTCGTCATCGGGGTCGCCGGTTCGGTCGCGGTCGGCAAGTCGACCACCGCGCGACTGCTCCAGGCGCTGCTGGCCCGCTGGCCCGAGCACCCCCGGGTCGAACTGGTCACCACCGACGGCTTCCTGCTGCCCAACGCCGAGCTGCGCCGACGCGGCCTGATGGCCCGCAAGGGCTTCCCCGAGTCGTACGACCGCCGGGCGCTGATGCGTTTCGTCGCGGACGTGAAGGCCGGCAAGGACCAGGTCTCCGCCCCGGTCTACTCGCACCTGTTCTACGACATCGTGCCGGACCGCCGGCTCACCGTGGAACGGCCGGACATCCTGATCGTGGAGGGCCTGAACGTCCTCCAGCCGGCCCTGCCGGGCACCGACGGCCGCACCCGGCTGGCCGTGGCCGACTACTTCGACTTCTCGATCTACGTCGACGCCCGCACCGACGACATCGAGAACTGGTACCTCTCCCGCTTCAAGAAGCTGCGGGACACCGCCTTCCAGGACCCGAGCTCCTACTTCCGCCGCTTCACCGAGGTGCCGGAGGACGAGGCGCTGGACTACGGCCGCCAGGTCTGGCGCACCATCAACAAGCCCAACCTGCTGGAGAACGTCCTCCCCACCCGGGGGCGGGCCACCCTGATCCTCCAGAAGGGAGCCGACCACAAGGTCCGCCGCGCCCTGCTGCGCAAGCTCTGA
- the glmS gene encoding glutamine--fructose-6-phosphate transaminase (isomerizing) — translation MCGIVGYVGAQPALDVVIAGLQRLEYRGYDSAGVAVQTLGSDGQWSLATDKRAGKLANLEKSLAEAPLPGGTTGIGHTRWATHGGPTDANAHPHLDDTAKVAVVHNGIIENFAQLRAELAERGHTLRSETDTEVVAHLLGEAFDGDLAEAMRAVCGRLDGAFTLVAVHADAPDVVVGARRNSPLVVGRGEGENFLASDVAAFIAHTREAVELGQDQVVELRRDGVTITNFDGTPAEVREYHVDWDASAAEKGGYDYFMLKEIAEQPKAVADTLLGRIGTDGRLTLDELRIADADLRAVDKVVIVACGTAFHAGMIAKYAIEHWTRIACEVEVASEFRYRDPILDERTLVIAISQSGETMDTLMALRHAREQGAKVLAICNTNGSTIPRESDAVLYTHAGPEVAVASTKAFLTQLVACYLVALYLGQVRGTKWGDEIFAVIKELGQAPKAIEQVLETMEPVRELARSLADAKSVLFLGRHVGFPVALEGALKLKELAYMHAEGFAAGELKHGPIALIEEGLPVVVVVPSPRGRSILHDKIVSNIQEIRARGARTIVIAEEGDEAVVPYADHLIRIPVTPVLLQPLVSTVPLQVFACELATAKGHEVDQPRNLAKSVTVE, via the coding sequence ATGTGCGGAATTGTTGGATATGTGGGCGCTCAGCCCGCTCTTGACGTAGTAATCGCAGGCCTGCAACGGCTGGAGTACCGGGGGTACGACTCCGCCGGTGTGGCCGTGCAGACCCTGGGCTCCGACGGGCAGTGGAGCCTCGCCACCGACAAGCGGGCCGGCAAGCTCGCCAACCTTGAGAAGTCGCTCGCCGAGGCCCCTCTCCCCGGCGGCACCACCGGAATCGGGCACACCCGCTGGGCCACCCACGGCGGCCCGACGGACGCCAACGCCCACCCCCATCTGGACGACACCGCGAAGGTCGCGGTCGTCCACAACGGCATCATCGAGAACTTCGCCCAGCTGCGGGCGGAGCTCGCCGAGCGCGGCCACACGCTGCGCTCGGAGACCGACACCGAGGTCGTCGCCCACCTGCTGGGCGAGGCGTTCGACGGCGACCTGGCCGAGGCCATGCGGGCGGTCTGCGGCCGTCTGGACGGCGCGTTCACCCTGGTCGCGGTGCACGCGGACGCGCCGGACGTGGTGGTCGGCGCCCGCCGCAACTCGCCGCTGGTGGTCGGGCGCGGCGAGGGCGAGAACTTCCTCGCCTCCGACGTCGCCGCGTTCATCGCGCACACCCGCGAGGCGGTCGAGCTGGGTCAGGACCAGGTCGTCGAGCTGCGCCGGGACGGCGTGACCATCACCAACTTCGACGGCACCCCGGCCGAGGTGCGCGAGTACCACGTGGACTGGGACGCCTCGGCCGCCGAGAAGGGGGGTTACGACTACTTCATGCTCAAGGAGATCGCCGAGCAGCCGAAGGCCGTCGCCGACACCCTGCTCGGCCGGATCGGCACCGACGGCCGGCTCACCCTCGACGAGCTGCGGATCGCCGACGCGGACCTGCGCGCCGTCGACAAGGTCGTCATCGTCGCCTGCGGGACCGCCTTCCACGCCGGCATGATCGCGAAGTACGCGATCGAGCACTGGACCCGGATCGCCTGCGAGGTCGAGGTCGCCTCCGAGTTCCGCTACCGGGACCCGATCCTGGACGAGCGGACGCTGGTCATCGCCATCTCGCAGTCCGGCGAGACCATGGACACCCTGATGGCCCTGCGGCACGCCCGGGAGCAGGGCGCCAAGGTGCTGGCGATCTGCAACACCAACGGCTCGACCATCCCGCGCGAGTCGGACGCGGTGCTCTACACGCACGCCGGCCCCGAGGTCGCGGTCGCCTCGACCAAGGCGTTCCTGACCCAGCTGGTCGCCTGCTACCTGGTCGCGCTCTACCTCGGCCAGGTGCGCGGCACCAAGTGGGGCGACGAGATCTTCGCCGTGATCAAGGAGCTCGGCCAGGCGCCGAAGGCCATCGAGCAGGTCCTGGAGACGATGGAGCCGGTCCGTGAGCTGGCCCGCTCGCTCGCGGACGCCAAGTCGGTGCTCTTCCTCGGCCGGCACGTGGGCTTCCCGGTCGCACTGGAGGGCGCGCTCAAGCTCAAGGAGCTGGCGTACATGCACGCCGAGGGCTTCGCGGCGGGCGAGCTCAAGCACGGCCCGATCGCGCTGATCGAGGAGGGGCTGCCGGTCGTGGTGGTCGTTCCCTCGCCGCGCGGGCGGTCGATCCTGCACGACAAGATCGTCTCCAACATCCAGGAGATCCGGGCCCGCGGCGCGCGGACCATCGTGATCGCCGAGGAGGGCGACGAGGCGGTCGTGCCGTACGCCGACCACCTGATCCGCATCCCGGTCACGCCGGTGCTGCTCCAGCCGCTGGTGTCGACGGTGCCGCTGCAGGTCTTCGCCTGCGAGCTGGCCACCGCCAAGGGCCACGAGGTGGACCAGCCGCGCAACCTGGCGAAGTCCGTCACGGTCGAATAG
- a CDS encoding holo-ACP synthase: MIIGVGIDVAGIDRFGEALQRTPGMAERLFTEAELVLPSGSRRGTASLAARFAAKEALAKALGAPGGLNWHDAEVHTEASGRPVLRVTGTIAARAAELGVASWHVSLSHDAGVASAVVIAEG, translated from the coding sequence GTGATCATCGGGGTCGGGATCGACGTGGCCGGGATCGACCGGTTCGGGGAGGCCCTGCAGCGCACGCCGGGGATGGCCGAGCGCCTGTTCACCGAGGCCGAGCTGGTGCTGCCGTCCGGATCGCGGCGGGGGACGGCCTCCTTGGCGGCGCGGTTCGCCGCCAAGGAGGCGCTGGCCAAGGCGCTCGGCGCGCCCGGCGGGCTGAACTGGCACGACGCCGAGGTGCACACCGAGGCGTCCGGCCGGCCGGTGCTGCGGGTCACCGGGACGATCGCGGCGCGCGCCGCCGAACTGGGCGTAGCCTCGTGGCACGTGTCGCTCAGCCACGACGCGGGCGTAGCGTCGGCGGTAGTCATCGCCGAGGGCTGA
- a CDS encoding NAD(P)H-hydrate dehydratase, with protein MRHAHTVERIRAAEAELMARLPEGTLMGRAAAGLAATCARLLADHRGRVYGSRVTVLAGSGDNGGDALHAGALLARRGAAVTAVLLAPDRAHADGLAALRSAGGRVLTEPAAGLAAFTAADLALDGIVGIGGRGGLRAGAQPYATAPRPALVVAVDVPSGVDADTGEVPGAALRADVTVVFGSHKPGLLVDPGASHAGAVQLVPIGLDLPPAALTALQHTDVAALLPRPGTESDKYRRGVVGVAAGSAKYPGAAVLAVSGALRGGAGAVRYVGTAAEEVVRRFPEVLVTEGGPAGAGRVQAWVVGPGGGDGAEQALREALAADVPVLVDADGLTELARLGPAVLAARTAPTLLTPHTGEAARLLAGVDGGPPPDAGQLAAARLRTARRLAAGYRATVLLKGSSTVVAEPTGQARVNPTGTSWLATAGSGDVLAGLAGSLLAAGLTPLDAASAAAYLHGLAGRRAAGTGADGGGAPVAASDLARELPAVWRDVRAAAPAGRAGRRDG; from the coding sequence ATGCGTCACGCACACACCGTCGAGCGGATCCGGGCGGCCGAGGCCGAGCTGATGGCCCGGCTGCCGGAGGGCACGTTGATGGGGCGGGCGGCCGCCGGTCTCGCCGCGACCTGCGCCAGGCTGCTGGCGGACCACCGGGGGAGGGTCTACGGCAGCCGGGTGACGGTGCTCGCCGGCAGCGGGGACAACGGCGGTGACGCCCTGCACGCGGGCGCGCTGCTGGCCCGGCGCGGCGCCGCCGTCACCGCCGTCCTGCTGGCGCCCGACCGGGCGCACGCCGACGGCCTGGCCGCCCTGCGGTCGGCCGGCGGTCGGGTGCTGACGGAGCCGGCGGCCGGCCTGGCCGCCTTCACGGCCGCGGACCTCGCGCTGGACGGGATCGTCGGTATCGGCGGCCGGGGCGGCCTGCGGGCCGGGGCGCAGCCGTACGCCACCGCCCCGCGCCCCGCCCTGGTGGTCGCGGTCGACGTGCCGAGCGGCGTCGACGCCGACACCGGCGAGGTGCCGGGGGCGGCGCTGCGGGCCGACGTGACGGTGGTGTTCGGCAGCCACAAGCCCGGTCTGCTGGTCGATCCCGGCGCCTCCCACGCCGGTGCGGTTCAGCTCGTGCCGATCGGCCTCGACCTGCCGCCGGCGGCTCTGACGGCGCTGCAGCACACGGACGTGGCCGCGCTGCTGCCCCGACCCGGCACGGAGAGCGACAAGTACCGGCGCGGTGTGGTCGGGGTGGCGGCGGGCTCCGCGAAGTACCCGGGGGCGGCGGTTCTGGCGGTCTCCGGCGCGCTGCGCGGCGGTGCGGGCGCGGTGCGGTACGTGGGCACGGCGGCGGAGGAGGTGGTCCGGCGCTTCCCCGAGGTGCTGGTCACCGAGGGCGGGCCGGCCGGCGCCGGCCGGGTCCAGGCCTGGGTGGTCGGACCGGGCGGCGGTGACGGCGCCGAGCAGGCGCTGCGGGAGGCGCTGGCGGCCGACGTGCCCGTCCTGGTCGACGCGGACGGCCTGACCGAGCTGGCCCGGCTCGGCCCCGCCGTGCTCGCCGCGCGCACCGCACCGACCCTGCTGACCCCGCACACCGGCGAGGCGGCCCGGCTGCTCGCGGGCGTGGACGGCGGCCCGCCCCCGGACGCCGGGCAGCTCGCGGCGGCCCGGCTGCGCACCGCCCGCCGGCTCGCGGCCGGCTACCGGGCGACCGTCCTGCTCAAGGGCTCCAGCACGGTCGTCGCCGAGCCCACCGGCCAGGCCCGGGTCAACCCGACCGGCACCTCCTGGCTGGCCACGGCCGGCAGCGGGGACGTCCTGGCCGGCCTGGCGGGCTCGCTGCTGGCAGCCGGCCTCACCCCGCTGGACGCCGCCTCGGCCGCCGCCTACCTGCACGGTCTGGCCGGACGCCGGGCGGCCGGTACCGGCGCGGACGGTGGGGGCGCGCCGGTGGCGGCGAGCGATCTGGCCCGGGAGCTGCCGGCGGTCTGGCGCGACGTCCGCGCGGCCGCGCCCGCCGGCCGGGCGGGCCGCCGGGACGGGTGA
- the alr gene encoding alanine racemase, with amino-acid sequence MTTANTTGAATTADAPGRHHRAEATIDLAALRANVAALRERTGGPAVMAVVKADAYGHGALPCALAALEAGATWLGTATPEEALALRAAGIGPDRARILCWLWTPGAPWEQALRAGVDISVSGRWALDELLAAVRACGVPARVHLKADTGLGRNGCQPHDWPDLVAAVLRAEAEGLLTAAGVWSHFAAADEPGHPSIQAQLDGFAAALAYAEGAGLRPEVRHLANSPATLLLPQAHYDLVRPGLATYGLSPVPEVGGPADFGLRPVMSLTARLALVKEVPGGHGVSYGHHYTTPGATTLGLVPLGYADGIPRHASNTGPVQIAGKWRTVAGRVAMDQFVVDLGGDTPRVGEDVLLFGTGEQGEPTAEDWARACGTVSYEIVTRIGGRVPRRYVGAVPGAPSAGGATA; translated from the coding sequence ATGACAACTGCGAACACGACCGGGGCGGCCACCACCGCCGATGCCCCCGGCCGACACCACCGGGCCGAGGCGACCATCGATCTGGCCGCCCTGCGCGCGAACGTGGCCGCCCTGCGCGAGCGCACCGGCGGTCCCGCCGTGATGGCCGTGGTCAAGGCGGACGCCTACGGCCACGGCGCGCTGCCGTGCGCCCTGGCGGCCCTGGAGGCCGGGGCCACCTGGCTGGGCACCGCCACCCCGGAGGAGGCGCTGGCCCTGCGCGCGGCCGGCATCGGGCCGGACCGGGCCCGCATCCTGTGCTGGCTCTGGACCCCGGGCGCTCCCTGGGAGCAGGCGCTGCGCGCCGGCGTCGACATCTCGGTCAGCGGCCGATGGGCGCTCGACGAGCTGCTGGCGGCCGTCCGGGCCTGCGGCGTGCCGGCCCGGGTGCACCTGAAGGCCGACACCGGCCTCGGCCGCAACGGCTGCCAGCCGCACGACTGGCCCGACCTGGTCGCCGCCGTCCTGCGGGCCGAGGCCGAGGGCCTGCTGACGGCCGCGGGCGTCTGGTCGCACTTCGCCGCCGCCGACGAGCCGGGCCACCCGTCCATCCAGGCCCAGCTGGACGGCTTCGCGGCCGCGCTCGCGTACGCGGAGGGCGCCGGGCTGCGCCCCGAGGTCCGGCACCTGGCCAACTCGCCGGCCACCCTGCTGCTCCCGCAGGCGCACTACGACCTGGTCCGCCCGGGCCTGGCGACCTACGGGCTCTCGCCCGTCCCGGAGGTCGGCGGACCGGCCGACTTCGGGCTGCGCCCGGTGATGTCGCTGACCGCCCGGCTGGCCCTGGTCAAGGAGGTGCCCGGCGGTCACGGCGTCAGTTACGGCCACCACTACACGACGCCGGGTGCCACCACGCTGGGCCTGGTCCCGCTGGGCTACGCGGACGGCATCCCCCGGCACGCCAGCAACACCGGGCCGGTGCAGATCGCCGGCAAGTGGCGCACGGTCGCCGGCCGGGTCGCGATGGACCAGTTCGTGGTGGACCTCGGCGGTGACACCCCCCGGGTCGGCGAGGACGTGCTGCTCTTCGGCACCGGCGAGCAGGGTGAGCCCACGGCCGAGGACTGGGCCCGGGCCTGCGGCACGGTGTCGTACGAGATCGTCACCCGGATCGGCGGCCGGGTGCCGCGCCGGTACGTCGGCGCCGTCCCCGGCGCGCCGTCCGCCGGTGGTGCCACGGCATGA
- a CDS encoding alpha/beta fold hydrolase, which yields MSEQDGGNPIAAVARAAGSASAGVSRAGLIGISVGVVAAGAAAGVAVERLTVGRAMRRRAREALDATAPYGSLRGRPRTVGAPDGTELYVELDGTGWPGPVQPQPEEPGRGARRAWFARRRTDGGAVDRTGLPGVLAGSGALLRAGGRRSPGGPPPAVAAPLTVVFCHGYCLNQDSWHFQRAALREGMRLVFWDQRSHGRSERSRTFLAGEAASIDQLGGDLMAVLDAVAPEGPIVLVGHSMGGMTVMALAAQYPELFGAGASPTGGGGRVAGVALIGTLASDWDSVTLGLPAVGAKLFRRVAPGMMKLLGRQVELVEATRRFGADFAAVFYRRFSFGGKDVDPGVVRFAEQLLDATPIDVVAEFYPAFGTHDKLDALAALHGIPALVLAGTRDLLTPPGHSEAIARALPGAELVLVENAGHLVMLERPELVDRHLAGLLRRAVEYAGAQPLPQAVQELAEPQ from the coding sequence ATGAGCGAGCAGGACGGCGGCAACCCGATCGCGGCGGTGGCCCGCGCCGCCGGCAGCGCCTCGGCCGGGGTGAGCCGGGCCGGGCTGATCGGCATCTCGGTCGGTGTGGTCGCGGCGGGCGCCGCCGCCGGTGTGGCGGTCGAGCGCCTCACCGTCGGGCGGGCGATGCGCCGCCGGGCCCGGGAGGCGCTGGACGCCACCGCCCCGTACGGGTCGCTGCGCGGGCGTCCGCGGACCGTCGGCGCGCCGGACGGCACCGAGCTGTACGTCGAGCTGGACGGCACCGGCTGGCCGGGCCCCGTCCAGCCGCAACCCGAGGAGCCGGGCCGGGGCGCCAGGCGCGCCTGGTTCGCCCGGCGGCGCACCGACGGGGGTGCGGTCGACCGCACCGGACTGCCCGGGGTGCTGGCCGGCTCCGGCGCACTGCTCCGGGCGGGCGGCCGCAGGAGCCCGGGCGGGCCGCCGCCCGCCGTGGCCGCGCCGCTCACCGTGGTGTTCTGCCACGGCTACTGCCTCAACCAGGACAGCTGGCACTTCCAGCGCGCCGCGCTGCGCGAGGGCATGCGGCTGGTCTTCTGGGACCAGCGCAGCCACGGGCGCTCCGAACGCTCCCGCACCTTCCTGGCGGGCGAGGCCGCGAGCATCGACCAGCTGGGTGGGGATCTCATGGCGGTCCTGGACGCCGTGGCGCCCGAGGGCCCGATCGTACTGGTCGGTCACTCGATGGGCGGCATGACGGTGATGGCGCTCGCCGCCCAGTACCCCGAGCTGTTCGGCGCGGGGGCGTCCCCCACCGGGGGCGGCGGGAGGGTCGCCGGGGTCGCGCTGATCGGCACGCTGGCCAGCGACTGGGACAGCGTCACACTCGGCCTGCCGGCCGTCGGGGCCAAGCTGTTCCGCCGGGTCGCCCCGGGGATGATGAAACTGCTCGGCCGCCAGGTCGAGCTGGTCGAGGCCACCCGGCGGTTCGGCGCGGACTTCGCGGCCGTCTTCTACCGGAGGTTCTCCTTCGGCGGCAAGGACGTCGACCCCGGTGTGGTGCGCTTCGCCGAACAGCTGCTGGACGCCACCCCGATCGACGTGGTCGCCGAGTTCTACCCGGCCTTCGGGACGCACGACAAGCTCGACGCGCTCGCCGCCCTCCACGGCATCCCGGCCCTGGTCCTGGCCGGTACCAGGGATCTGCTCACCCCGCCCGGGCACAGCGAGGCGATCGCCCGCGCGCTGCCCGGCGCCGAACTCGTCCTGGTGGAGAACGCCGGCCACCTGGTGATGCTGGAGCGCCCGGAGCTGGTCGACCGGCACCTGGCCGGGCTGCTCCGGCGGGCCGTCGAGTACGCCGGCGCGCAGCCGCTGCCGCAGGCCGTCCAGGAGCTCGCCGAACCGCAGTGA
- the tsaE gene encoding tRNA (adenosine(37)-N6)-threonylcarbamoyltransferase complex ATPase subunit type 1 TsaE: MGAQATLTVATPERMGRLGRDLAALLRPGDLVLLSGELGAGKTTLTRGLGAGLGVRGAVTSPTFVIARVHPSLVGGPALVHVDAYRLGGGLDEMEDLDLDVSLPESVVVVEWGEGKVEQLSENRLEVRIERALGGAPQDGVADGRAADGTASPDRADDDEDPRLVRLTGLGARWAGVELAALAGG, encoded by the coding sequence ATGGGCGCGCAAGCCACACTCACCGTCGCCACTCCCGAGCGGATGGGCCGGCTCGGCCGGGACCTGGCCGCGCTGCTGCGCCCGGGTGACCTGGTGCTGCTCTCCGGCGAACTGGGCGCGGGCAAGACCACGCTGACCCGGGGCCTGGGCGCGGGGCTCGGGGTACGCGGCGCGGTCACCTCGCCGACCTTCGTGATCGCCCGGGTGCACCCCTCCCTGGTGGGCGGACCGGCACTGGTGCACGTCGACGCCTACCGGCTGGGCGGCGGCCTCGACGAGATGGAGGATCTCGACCTGGACGTCTCGCTGCCGGAGTCGGTGGTGGTGGTCGAGTGGGGTGAGGGCAAGGTCGAGCAGCTCTCCGAGAACCGGCTCGAAGTACGGATCGAGCGCGCGCTCGGCGGCGCCCCGCAGGACGGGGTGGCGGACGGCCGGGCGGCGGACGGTACCGCCTCGCCGGACCGGGCGGACGACGACGAGGACCCGCGCCTGGTCCGGCTCACGGGGCTCGGGGCGCGCTGGGCCGGGGTGGAGCTGGCAGCGCTGGCCGGGGGCTGA